The sequence CCCCAATTGTAAGTTGGGAAGCCCCAATTCTGTCCGTTGGGCGAGAACATATCTGGTGGTGCACCTGTTTGTGCATCAAGATGGAAATAATCCGGATGGATAGCCGTTTCCACACTATCGCCATTTACGCCGATAGGCACATCGCCTTTCAGGAAGATGCCCTTTGAACGAGCATAGTCAGCTGCGGCTTTCAACTGCAAGTGAAGATGGTATTGCGTAAAGTAAATCAAGCCCACAGACGAATCCAACCACTTGGCGTAAGGCACCAACCAATCCTGGTTCTGAGCAAACCAAGTTTTGAACTCCTTGGACTCAAGAGTCTGTTGACCTTTCTCATCAAACAGTTCCTGAACATAAGCCCGCTTCACTCGATCCACCGCCTCATAATCACTATAGCCGAGTTCGTTAAGTTCCTGGCGTTGACGATGATACGTATTCATCTTGATTTTATTTTTCAGCACTCCAATAGCCTCCACATCCAGATAATGAGGATGCAAAGCAAAAGCCGAAACAATATTATATGGATACGAATCACTCCAGTTTTTCGAGCACGTAGTATCGTTAACCGGCAGTAATTGGATGGCCTTCATACCCGTTGCCGCACACCAATCAACCAATCGGTACAGATCACCAAAATCGCCCACACCATACGATTGTTTACTACGAAGCGAGAATACCGGTATCACCACGCCTGCAGCTCGCCAGGTATGCTCTTTTACCCTCAGGTTCTCACCATAAGCCACCAGTACTGTACCATCAGGCACCATAGTCTGATCAACAGGCAACAAACCCGCAGTTGTGCGATTATCACCTTCCTCCCAAGCCACGAGTGCATGGGAAGTGTCATCAATAATCACATATTTATATTCTATAGGCAGCAGCACAGCATCCACATTCACCGACAGCAGCCACTCGAATCTGCCAATTGGCTCCATACGCAGATAGCGAGACACGTTCCAACTGCCTAAAGCCGGATGGTCGCCAATAATAGCAACCGACTGTCCTTTTTGTAACTGAGGTGCCGACACCCTGAACAGGATTGTTTTACGATACAAAGGCACACGAAGCGGCTCAACCTGTTGGTCAACAGATAGTCCCATCGTTGTATGATAAGCCATGCTATAAAGATGATACTGCAGAGGCACATCGCGCCACAAATCAGCCATCACATAGTCTTTTGCCGAATCAAAATAATAGGTTCGAGGAATAGCATTCCACTCTTTTCTAAGCACATTACCATCAGTATCCTCTACCTGATAATAATAAGAAAAAGAGGTTATCGGATGTTTTCGAGATTCAAGCACGGTGGTTTCCAACTGCCACTCCATGCCGTCAGAGGTAGTCATCATCAACCGTTCCGTCTTTTTGGTCTGGTCGATGCTGAGATAGGACAGCACCACATAGAGATTTTGTCCCCATTGAGTGCCATATTGTATAGAAAACTTAAGTTTCATAAGCTATATTTTAGGGCAAAGATACAAAAAAATGATAAATTAGCGATAATAGTGGAGAGATTTTTGTAACTTTGCAGCGTTTTTTCAAGGATATGAAGATGAATTGGATAAAAAAGTCAAGCTATCTGGTTCCTATTATTGTATGCGCATTAGGAATCTTAGGCATCGCATATTACTATTTTGTGGGGAGTTTTTCTAAACTCAGCGCCACCGAATACGTGTATATCGACGACAACGACAATCTTGATTCAGTATGCGTCAAATTGGAGCCTATTGCATCCGATCATGGCCTTTCAGCTTTTAGAATGCTCGCTCGCCATGGTGGATATATGGAGCATATTCGTAGCGGTAGATACGCCATCCCCCCCGACCAGAGTACGATAAAAGTATTCCGCAATCTGAAGAATGGACATCAGGAGCCTGTAAAACTCACCATTCCCGAAAGTCGTACCATGGACAGACTGGCCGGCTATCTGTCACGCAAACTGATGATGGACAGCGTTGCTATAGCCATCCTGCTCAGCGATTCGTCGTTCTGTGCGCAGCAGGGTTACGACACAGCCACTATCGCCTGCTTGTTCGTCCCCAACACCTACGAGGTTTATTGGAATATCTCTATAGAGAATCTGATGAAACGCATGCAGAAGGAGAACGAGAATTTCTGGAATGTACAGCGCACCTTGAAGGCCGAGGCCCTGAAACTGAGTAAAAATGAGGTTTGCACATTGGCCAGCATCATCGATGAGGAGACTGCCAACAATGCCGAGAAGCCAATGATTGCAGGTATGTATCTGAACCGACTGAAAGCAGACATGCCACTTCAGGCTGACCCTACCATCAAGTTTGCCTTGAAAGATTTCGCAATCAAGCGTATCTACCACAACATGCTGCAATTCGACAGTCCTTATAACACCTATAAGAATACCGGTCTGCCTCCCGGCCCCATCAAGATTGCATCGGTGGCAGGTATCGACGCTGTACTGAATCGCACAGCCCACGACTATCTGTACATGTGCGCCAAGGAGGACTTCTCTGGCACACATAATTTTGCCAGAACCTATCAGGAGCACCTGAAGAATGCAGCAAAATATTCAAAGGCTTTAAATGAAAGAGGCATTAAATAAATTGAGAATTAACAATTGAGAATTTAGAGATATAAGATATGGAAGAGATTATTAAGAACGAAAGCGAGGAGAAGAAGTCTGTCAGCTTCATTGAACAGAAAGTTATCAATGACCTGGCAGAGGGTAAGAACGGTGGCAGAATGCAGACCCGTTTTCCACCAGAGCCAAACGGCTACCTGCATATCGGACACGCCAAAGCCATTGCCATCGACTTCGGACTGGCCAAGAAATACGGTGGTCAGTGCAACCTGCGCTTCGACGACACCAACCCCATTAAAGAAGATACTGAATACATCGAGAGCATCGAGAACGATATTAAGTGGCTCGGTTTCAAGTGGGCTAACGTTTACTATGCCAGCGACTACTTCCAGGAGCTCTGGGACTTTGCTGTATGGCTCATCCAGCAGGGACGCGCATACGTTGATGAGCAGAGTGCCGAGGTGATTGCCCAGCAGAAGGGTACCACCACAAGCCCAGGTACAAACAGTCCCTATCGCGACCGCCCCATTGAGGAGAACCTGAAGTTGTTCGAGTTCATGAACAGCGGCAAGTGCGAGCCAGGCACACTGGTTCTGCGCGCCAAGATCGACATGGCTCATCCCAACATGTTGTTCCGCGATCCCCTTATCTATCGTGTACTCAATATTCCTCATATCCGTACAGGCAATAAGTGGAATGCATACCCTATGTACGATTTCACTCACGGCCAGAGCGACTACCTCGAGGGTGTAACCCACTCTTGGTGTACACTCGAGTTTGTAGAACATCGACCCCTTTACGATCTGTTCGTTACATGGATGAAGGAGTGGAAGGGCGAGACCGACAACATCGAGGACAACCGTCCACGTCAGACCGAGTTCAATAAGCTGAACCTCAACTACACACTGATGTCAAAGCGTAATCTGCTGGCATTGGTACAGAATAACATGGTAAGCGGTTGGGACGACCCCCGTATGCCAACTATCTGCGGATTCCGTCGCCGTGGTTACAGCCCAGAGAGTATCATCAAGTTCATCGATAAGATTGGCTACACCAAGATTGATGCCCTTAACGACATGGCCCTCTTGGAGAGTGCAGTTCGCGACGATTTGAACAGCCGTGCTATCCGTGTCAGCGCTGTTCTTGATCCTGTTAAGGTGGTTATCACCAACTACCCAGAGGACCAGATTGAACAGCTCACCGCTATCAACAACCCAGAGAACGAAGCCGATGGCACTCACACTG is a genomic window of Xylanibacter ruminicola 23 containing:
- a CDS encoding 4-alpha-glucanotransferase, whose translation is MKLKFSIQYGTQWGQNLYVVLSYLSIDQTKKTERLMMTTSDGMEWQLETTVLESRKHPITSFSYYYQVEDTDGNVLRKEWNAIPRTYYFDSAKDYVMADLWRDVPLQYHLYSMAYHTTMGLSVDQQVEPLRVPLYRKTILFRVSAPQLQKGQSVAIIGDHPALGSWNVSRYLRMEPIGRFEWLLSVNVDAVLLPIEYKYVIIDDTSHALVAWEEGDNRTTAGLLPVDQTMVPDGTVLVAYGENLRVKEHTWRAAGVVIPVFSLRSKQSYGVGDFGDLYRLVDWCAATGMKAIQLLPVNDTTCSKNWSDSYPYNIVSAFALHPHYLDVEAIGVLKNKIKMNTYHRQRQELNELGYSDYEAVDRVKRAYVQELFDEKGQQTLESKEFKTWFAQNQDWLVPYAKWLDSSVGLIYFTQYHLHLQLKAAADYARSKGIFLKGDVPIGVNGDSVETAIHPDYFHLDAQTGAPPDMFSPNGQNWGFPTYNWGTGVVEWFRRRLKWMEQYFDAIRIDHILGFFRIWEIPGDAVFGLLGHFLPSLPMTVGEIEYFGLPFRKDLFTRPFINDRVLDKLFGMHAPYVREHFLMPKSYGLYDLKSDYNTQKKVQQAFEGRIDENSLWIRDGLYRLVSSVLFLEDPKQPGMYHPRIGVIGEPVFEALNAEEKDAFMRLYNNYYYQRHNFFWGAEAIRKLTDVFGSTRMLCCGEDLGMLPDCVAPVLDQLRILSLEIQSMPKQSGYEFAHLDGNPYRSVATISTHDMSPLRLWWSESPERTQRFYVSMLQKQGRAPEQLPAHLAEEIIGRHLYCPSMLCMLSLQDWLAMDGELRSKNVRDERINVPSDPYNRWKYRMHITIEDLLKADKYNNKVKTMIQRSKR
- a CDS encoding glutamine--tRNA ligase/YqeY domain fusion protein, whose translation is MEEIIKNESEEKKSVSFIEQKVINDLAEGKNGGRMQTRFPPEPNGYLHIGHAKAIAIDFGLAKKYGGQCNLRFDDTNPIKEDTEYIESIENDIKWLGFKWANVYYASDYFQELWDFAVWLIQQGRAYVDEQSAEVIAQQKGTTTSPGTNSPYRDRPIEENLKLFEFMNSGKCEPGTLVLRAKIDMAHPNMLFRDPLIYRVLNIPHIRTGNKWNAYPMYDFTHGQSDYLEGVTHSWCTLEFVEHRPLYDLFVTWMKEWKGETDNIEDNRPRQTEFNKLNLNYTLMSKRNLLALVQNNMVSGWDDPRMPTICGFRRRGYSPESIIKFIDKIGYTKIDALNDMALLESAVRDDLNSRAIRVSAVLDPVKVVITNYPEDQIEQLTAINNPENEADGTHTVEFTRELWIERDDFMKEAEKKFMRLAPGKEVRLKNAYIIKCNEDHPCDEDENGNVTTIYCTYDPDSRSGMPGSNRKIKGKTLHWVSCKHAVEAEVRLYDRLWKVENPRDDMAAIREAKNCDAVTAMKEIINPDSLHIIKKCYIEPYAADMKPLTYLQFQRIGYFTPDTDSTAEKPIFNKTVGLKDTWKK
- the mltG gene encoding endolytic transglycosylase MltG, coding for MNWIKKSSYLVPIIVCALGILGIAYYYFVGSFSKLSATEYVYIDDNDNLDSVCVKLEPIASDHGLSAFRMLARHGGYMEHIRSGRYAIPPDQSTIKVFRNLKNGHQEPVKLTIPESRTMDRLAGYLSRKLMMDSVAIAILLSDSSFCAQQGYDTATIACLFVPNTYEVYWNISIENLMKRMQKENENFWNVQRTLKAEALKLSKNEVCTLASIIDEETANNAEKPMIAGMYLNRLKADMPLQADPTIKFALKDFAIKRIYHNMLQFDSPYNTYKNTGLPPGPIKIASVAGIDAVLNRTAHDYLYMCAKEDFSGTHNFARTYQEHLKNAAKYSKALNERGIK